A stretch of the bacterium genome encodes the following:
- a CDS encoding aminotransferase class V-fold PLP-dependent enzyme: MKPDEFRLHAHEVVDWIADYLEHADRYPVCSQSRPGDLLAALPASPPEEGESMAAILADFERDVMPGVTHWNHPRFFAYFPANNSGPSILGEMLSAGLGVNGMLWQTSPAATELEQRMMAWLGQLIGLPEGFHGVIHDTASTATFCALVCARERTTGFEANRAGLGAAGTGAAGNGALRIYASREAHSSVLKGARLAGFGADNVVAVDLDAERRLDPADLERLIAADTAAGLRPCAVVATVGTTGCTAIDPLAAIGPVCRRHDVWLHVDAALAGTAAILPAMRWILDGVEHADSLVFNPHKWLLTNFDCSAFYVRDPDHLQQAMAIHPEYLRTTRDAEVVNYMDWGVQLGRRFRALKLWFVLRSYGARRLREIVAGHLELAREFAGWVDAAPDWERLAPVPLNTVCFRWRPAGITDPATLDERNAALMAHVNREGTIYLTHTRLDDVTTLRLAIGQRATQREHVQQAWDALRAGARALSKGVADDAD, encoded by the coding sequence ATGAAGCCAGACGAGTTCCGCCTCCACGCACACGAGGTCGTCGATTGGATCGCCGATTATCTCGAGCATGCCGATCGCTATCCCGTGTGCAGTCAAAGTCGCCCGGGCGACCTTCTCGCCGCGCTGCCGGCATCGCCGCCTGAAGAGGGCGAATCGATGGCGGCGATCCTGGCGGACTTCGAACGCGACGTGATGCCGGGCGTGACCCACTGGAACCACCCGCGATTCTTCGCCTATTTCCCGGCCAACAACAGCGGCCCCTCCATCCTCGGCGAGATGCTCTCGGCCGGACTCGGCGTCAACGGCATGTTGTGGCAGACGAGCCCGGCCGCGACCGAACTCGAGCAGCGCATGATGGCCTGGCTCGGGCAGCTGATCGGACTGCCCGAGGGGTTCCACGGCGTCATCCACGACACGGCCTCGACCGCCACGTTCTGCGCGCTGGTCTGCGCACGCGAGCGGACGACGGGGTTCGAGGCCAACCGCGCCGGGCTTGGTGCCGCCGGAACCGGCGCCGCCGGCAACGGCGCGCTGCGCATCTACGCATCGCGCGAGGCGCATTCATCGGTGCTCAAGGGAGCGCGACTGGCCGGCTTCGGCGCCGACAACGTTGTTGCCGTGGACCTGGACGCCGAGCGGCGCCTCGATCCCGCCGACCTCGAGCGCCTGATCGCAGCCGACACGGCGGCCGGCCTGCGCCCCTGCGCGGTGGTCGCCACCGTGGGCACGACCGGTTGCACCGCCATCGACCCGCTCGCGGCCATCGGCCCGGTTTGCCGACGTCACGACGTCTGGCTCCACGTCGACGCGGCACTGGCCGGCACGGCCGCGATCCTGCCCGCGATGCGCTGGATCCTCGACGGCGTCGAACACGCCGACTCGCTCGTCTTCAATCCGCACAAGTGGCTGCTGACGAACTTCGACTGCTCGGCCTTCTATGTGCGAGATCCCGACCACCTGCAGCAGGCCATGGCCATCCACCCCGAGTACCTGCGCACCACGCGCGACGCCGAGGTCGTCAACTACATGGACTGGGGCGTGCAGCTGGGTCGACGCTTCCGCGCCCTCAAGCTGTGGTTCGTGCTGCGCAGCTACGGTGCGCGCCGGTTGCGCGAGATCGTGGCCGGTCACCTGGAACTGGCCCGCGAGTTCGCCGGCTGGGTCGACGCCGCACCCGACTGGGAACGCCTGGCTCCGGTGCCGCTCAACACGGTCTGCTTCCGCTGGCGCCCCGCCGGGATCACCGACCCGGCAACGCTCGACGAGCGCAACGCCGCCCTGATGGCGCACGTGAACCGCGAAGGCACGATCTACCTGACCCACACCAGACTCGATGACGTCACCACGTTGCGCCTGGCGATCGGCCAGCGCGCCACGCAGCGCGAGCACGTGCAACAGGCCTGGGACGCGCTGCGCGCGGGAGCCAGAGCCCTTTCCAAAGGAGTGGCCGATGATGCCGACTGA
- a CDS encoding HD domain-containing protein, with product MRKPEVSRLGPALGATVAAVCEQVGRAGGRAWLVGGTVRDCALGLAPADADLEVFGIEPEALRALLEPTFALDLVGRSFGIFKLRDCPVDVGLPRRESKSGVGHRGFEIHADPHLPLPLAAARRDFTINAVYLDPLTGEVADPWNGLADLAARRLRHTSEAFAEDPLRVLRGMQLASRYELSVDPATVAACRRMTPEGLARERLFGEWEKLLTCGGRPSLGLGFLNDTGWLDYYPELAALRGCPQDPRWHPEGDVWTHTGHSLDVFAGELSGDRADDLVVGLAVLCHDLGKPGTTETVDGRVRAYGHEGLGGDRAREFLGRLTESRALVEQVVALVHEHMRPSALHKASASDAAIRRLAVRVGRIDRLVRVARADALGRPPLPDDGYPAGDWLLQTARRLAIETGPPAPIVLGRHLIALGLEPGPDFGRLLDLCYEAQLAGRFTDETGGRVFAARLAHRKGG from the coding sequence ATGCGGAAACCGGAGGTTTCGCGGCTGGGGCCGGCGCTGGGGGCGACGGTTGCCGCCGTCTGCGAGCAGGTCGGCCGGGCCGGGGGCCGCGCCTGGCTGGTAGGCGGGACGGTGCGCGATTGCGCCCTGGGACTGGCCCCGGCGGACGCCGACCTGGAAGTGTTCGGAATCGAGCCGGAGGCGCTACGGGCCCTGCTGGAGCCGACTTTCGCGCTGGACCTGGTTGGTCGCTCGTTCGGGATCTTCAAGCTCCGCGACTGTCCCGTCGACGTCGGCCTGCCGCGACGGGAAAGCAAGAGCGGGGTGGGCCACCGCGGTTTCGAGATCCACGCCGACCCGCACCTGCCCCTGCCGTTGGCCGCGGCGCGCCGCGATTTCACGATCAACGCCGTCTATCTGGATCCGCTGACGGGCGAGGTGGCTGACCCCTGGAACGGCCTTGCCGACCTCGCGGCGCGACGGCTGCGCCACACCTCGGAGGCGTTCGCCGAGGATCCCCTGCGCGTGCTGCGCGGCATGCAGCTGGCCAGCCGCTATGAGCTGTCGGTCGACCCCGCCACGGTGGCGGCGTGCCGGCGCATGACGCCCGAGGGCCTGGCCCGCGAGCGCCTCTTCGGCGAGTGGGAAAAGCTGCTGACCTGCGGCGGACGACCTTCGCTGGGCCTCGGCTTCCTGAACGACACCGGCTGGCTGGACTACTACCCCGAACTGGCGGCATTGCGCGGCTGTCCCCAGGATCCGCGCTGGCATCCCGAGGGCGATGTCTGGACCCACACCGGCCACAGCCTGGATGTCTTTGCGGGCGAGTTGAGCGGGGATCGCGCCGACGACCTGGTTGTGGGGCTGGCCGTGCTCTGCCACGACCTGGGCAAGCCCGGCACGACCGAAACCGTGGATGGCCGTGTCCGCGCCTACGGGCACGAGGGCCTGGGGGGCGACCGTGCACGCGAGTTCCTCGGCAGGCTCACCGAAAGTCGCGCCCTGGTGGAGCAGGTGGTGGCGCTGGTTCATGAACACATGCGCCCGAGCGCGCTGCACAAGGCGTCGGCCTCGGATGCCGCGATCCGGCGGCTGGCGGTCAGGGTCGGCCGCATCGACCGGCTGGTGCGCGTGGCCCGGGCCGACGCGCTGGGGCGACCGCCGCTCCCGGACGACGGCTACCCGGCGGGGGACTGGCTGCTGCAGACGGCCCGTCGCCTGGCCATCGAGACGGGGCCGCCGGCGCCGATCGTGCTGGGCAGGCACCTGATCGCGCTGGGGCTGGAGCCGGGGCCTGATTTCGGCAGGCTGCTGGACCTTTGCTACGAGGCGCAGCTTGCCGGACGCTTCACGGACGAGACGGGAGGCCGGGTTTTCGCGGCGCGCCTGGCGCACCGCAAGGGCGGCTGA
- a CDS encoding GntR family transcriptional regulator, producing the protein MIQRKPLREDVQKEILARLIDQRLVPGARVNESHLSAELGVSRTPLREAMLGLEAAGFLGSDVGRGFLIPPLVSTPFREAQQVLARLAPLALVLTPPVPQRLMDLQNLIGRARLRATAPPFERAADLAPLSQRWSLLLLDGCPNQTLQRDIARLEALSVRGWREALRRGFEPTVPLNSWNAIYEQVRSGQRETAAAAWGRHLETFGIEAARFLPVAAAAESANG; encoded by the coding sequence ATGATCCAGCGCAAGCCGCTGCGCGAGGATGTCCAGAAGGAGATCCTGGCCCGACTGATCGACCAGCGCCTGGTGCCCGGTGCGCGCGTGAACGAGTCGCACCTGTCGGCGGAACTGGGCGTCAGCCGCACGCCCCTGCGCGAGGCCATGCTGGGGCTGGAGGCCGCGGGGTTCCTGGGCAGCGATGTCGGGCGTGGCTTCCTGATCCCGCCGCTGGTATCGACGCCCTTCCGCGAGGCGCAGCAGGTGCTGGCCCGGTTGGCGCCGCTGGCGCTGGTGCTGACGCCGCCCGTGCCGCAGCGCCTGATGGACCTGCAGAACCTGATCGGCCGCGCCCGCCTGCGGGCGACCGCGCCCCCGTTCGAGCGGGCCGCCGACCTGGCGCCGCTGTCGCAGCGCTGGTCGCTGCTCCTGCTCGACGGTTGCCCGAACCAGACGCTGCAGCGGGACATCGCCCGGCTCGAGGCCCTGTCCGTGCGCGGCTGGCGCGAGGCGCTGCGCCGCGGTTTCGAGCCGACGGTGCCGCTGAATTCCTGGAACGCCATCTATGAGCAGGTGCGATCGGGTCAGCGCGAGACCGCAGCGGCGGCCTGGGGCCGTCATCTCGAGACGTTCGGGATCGAGGCGGCGCGGTTCCTGCCCGTAGCTGCCGCCGCGGAATCGGCCAACGGCTGA
- a CDS encoding tetratricopeptide repeat protein, whose translation MSELSHLLEFRGGTFTVDMFASPAVQAAYRVMLEGDIVEAETRFRRLIDDNPRDHEALAGLAVCTAEDGGRFLTAEKLAQQSVRLAPKSAAGYIALGYIHLRGSRLEEGYRYLMKAKHLAPRDPRLSAGFALYDRERPPVIADLSRLHPVNRVLGGVRTGLRSPAQRAMGLACLAVTVYMASTLIG comes from the coding sequence ATGAGCGAGCTGAGTCATCTCCTGGAATTCCGCGGCGGGACCTTCACGGTCGACATGTTCGCGAGCCCGGCTGTACAGGCCGCCTACCGCGTGATGCTGGAAGGCGACATCGTCGAGGCGGAAACGCGCTTCCGCCGTCTCATTGACGACAACCCGCGCGACCACGAAGCCCTGGCCGGCCTGGCCGTCTGTACCGCCGAGGACGGCGGGCGCTTCCTGACGGCCGAGAAGCTGGCCCAGCAGTCGGTGCGGCTGGCCCCCAAGTCGGCAGCCGGGTACATCGCGCTCGGATACATCCACCTGCGCGGTTCGCGCCTGGAAGAAGGCTACCGCTACCTGATGAAGGCCAAGCACCTGGCCCCGCGCGACCCCCGGCTCTCGGCCGGATTCGCGCTCTACGACCGCGAACGGCCGCCGGTCATTGCCGACCTTTCGCGCCTGCACCCGGTCAACAGGGTCCTGGGCGGTGTCCGGACCGGCCTGCGCTCACCGGCCCAGCGGGCCATGGGCCTGGCCTGCCTGGCGGTCACTGTCTACATGGCCAGCACGCTTATCGGCTGA
- a CDS encoding sigma-70 family RNA polymerase sigma factor: MDQAQLLQRCQAGDELAWEVLVRTHQGKVCAIAWHYLGDQDEALDIAQEIFVRVYRSLDACTEPDRFEHWLTRIVRNACIDQLRRRKARPPRQDIPADELNSLAANAADPEQQWLSTSRQKLVHRGLQRLSDINREIIVLKDIQGLPLEEIAGLLDLPLGTVKSRSSRARVELARAIVELEGGPAGGPMGVEAVS, translated from the coding sequence ATGGACCAGGCACAACTGCTGCAACGATGCCAGGCGGGCGACGAACTGGCGTGGGAGGTGCTCGTGAGAACGCATCAGGGAAAAGTGTGCGCCATCGCGTGGCACTACCTCGGCGACCAGGACGAGGCGCTCGACATCGCGCAGGAGATCTTCGTCCGCGTCTATCGCTCGCTCGACGCCTGCACCGAACCCGATCGTTTCGAGCACTGGCTGACGCGCATCGTGCGCAACGCCTGCATCGACCAGTTGCGCCGGCGCAAGGCGCGGCCGCCGCGCCAGGACATCCCGGCCGACGAGCTGAACTCGCTGGCGGCGAACGCCGCCGATCCCGAGCAGCAGTGGTTGAGCACCTCGCGCCAGAAGCTGGTGCACCGGGGACTGCAGAGGCTGAGCGACATCAATCGCGAGATCATCGTGCTCAAGGATATCCAGGGGCTGCCCCTGGAGGAGATCGCCGGCCTGCTCGACCTGCCGCTGGGCACCGTGAAGTCGCGCAGCAGCCGGGCGCGCGTGGAACTGGCGCGCGCGATCGTGGAACTGGAAGGCGGGCCCGCGGGCGGCCCCATGGGCGTGGAGGCGGTGTCGTGA
- a CDS encoding zf-HC2 domain-containing protein has protein sequence MNDRRGDRELFLRNVLARTSGSPCARAESLLPDLNDGLLAELDRQLVQAHLEHCAPCRSLAVAMGWAGPVLPQLAVVDPGPGFTEAVLARTSRRQRLAMPAPSARPGGLPGLMDRLGRWWGDRVLTPGFASQAAYAATVVLVLLTAVPGAPLRGVPGAALKLMTAGPSAVPGTASVSGWVDAQMAEAQAAFAAQWSGVDAAFDARLVRTAEARNQAAAHAGSALRELENRRLSEAGYEALGAIDASRRIWTLWWHGDEPTTEE, from the coding sequence GTGAACGACCGTCGTGGCGACCGCGAACTGTTCCTGCGCAACGTGCTGGCCCGCACCAGCGGGTCGCCGTGCGCGCGCGCAGAATCGCTGCTGCCCGACCTGAACGATGGCCTCCTGGCGGAACTCGATCGGCAGCTGGTGCAGGCGCACCTCGAACACTGCGCGCCGTGCCGTTCGCTGGCCGTTGCCATGGGCTGGGCCGGGCCGGTGCTGCCGCAGCTGGCGGTGGTCGATCCGGGCCCCGGGTTCACCGAGGCCGTGCTGGCGCGCACCTCGCGCCGCCAGCGGCTGGCCATGCCGGCGCCAAGCGCGCGTCCGGGCGGCCTGCCGGGCCTGATGGACCGCCTCGGCCGCTGGTGGGGCGACCGTGTCCTGACCCCCGGCTTCGCGTCACAGGCAGCCTATGCAGCCACCGTGGTGCTGGTGCTGCTGACCGCGGTGCCGGGCGCGCCCCTGCGCGGAGTGCCGGGCGCGGCGTTGAAGCTGATGACGGCTGGTCCGTCCGCGGTGCCGGGCACGGCGTCCGTTTCTGGATGGGTCGATGCGCAGATGGCCGAGGCGCAGGCCGCCTTCGCCGCGCAGTGGAGCGGTGTCGATGCCGCCTTCGACGCCCGCCTGGTACGCACGGCCGAAGCCCGCAACCAGGCCGCGGCCCACGCCGGCTCGGCCCTGCGCGAACTGGAGAATCGCCGCCTCAGCGAGGCGGGCTACGAAGCACTCGGGGCCATCGACGCCTCGCGCCGCATCTGGACCCTTTGGTGGCATGGTGATGAACCGACGACGGAAGAGTGA
- a CDS encoding response regulator encodes MPRILVVDDEEQIRRILRLTLERAGHEVDTAADGNEAVARFDPARHDLVITDIVMPEKEGIETIQELRLKSADVKIIAISGGGRISPEEYLDWAKRFGVHCTFTKPIDRDDLLRTVAELTGAPTPEPHLCGGRARR; translated from the coding sequence ATGCCCAGGATCCTGGTTGTGGATGATGAAGAGCAGATCCGTCGGATCCTCCGGCTGACGCTCGAGCGCGCCGGTCACGAGGTGGATACCGCGGCGGACGGCAACGAGGCCGTCGCCCGGTTCGACCCCGCACGCCACGACCTGGTGATCACCGATATCGTGATGCCGGAGAAGGAAGGCATCGAGACAATCCAGGAGTTGCGGCTGAAAAGTGCCGACGTGAAGATCATCGCCATCTCGGGCGGCGGGCGCATCAGCCCCGAGGAGTACCTCGACTGGGCGAAGCGCTTCGGCGTGCACTGCACGTTCACCAAGCCGATCGATCGCGACGACCTGTTGCGCACGGTAGCGGAACTGACGGGGGCGCCGACCCCTGAACCCCACCTGTGCGGGGGCCGGGCCCGGCGCTAG
- a CDS encoding L,D-transpeptidase gives MHGKTPLDNWPVSTAAAGVDAREGSGGTPPGVHRILQRIGQGAPPGMVFVSREATGRVWPHDHDSGADGVGCGSDAHSADLILTRVITLVGLEDGVNRGPGVDSAERYIYLHGTNAEERLGTPCSHGCVRLANADVITLFDLVREGDPVVIL, from the coding sequence ATGCACGGGAAGACGCCGCTCGACAACTGGCCCGTTTCGACGGCGGCCGCAGGCGTGGATGCGCGCGAGGGTTCGGGGGGCACGCCGCCGGGGGTCCACCGCATCCTGCAGCGCATCGGCCAGGGTGCACCGCCCGGGATGGTCTTCGTGAGCCGGGAGGCCACCGGACGGGTGTGGCCGCACGACCATGATTCCGGCGCCGACGGCGTTGGCTGCGGCAGCGATGCGCACTCCGCCGACCTGATCCTCACCCGCGTGATCACCCTGGTCGGGCTCGAGGACGGCGTCAACCGCGGTCCCGGGGTGGACTCGGCCGAACGCTACATCTACCTGCACGGCACCAATGCGGAAGAGCGCCTGGGCACACCCTGCTCGCACGGTTGCGTGCGGCTGGCCAACGCCGACGTCATCACGCTCTTCGACCTGGTGCGGGAAGGCGATCCGGTTGTCATCCTCTGA